DNA from Arthrobacter sp. FW305-BF8:
GGATCCGGTGATCACGCAAGCCATTGATGACTTCGAACCCGCAGCCGTCAACGCGCAGGCATGGCCGCCACTGGGCAACGTGGACGAACCAGGACAGAAGGATCAGCCAGGGGGCTGCGTCTCCGGCGGCTTTGGCGGCCCCTCCCATCAGTAACCACGAGAGCATGCCGCCAGCCAACAGCCACAGGACCGCGGCGATTGCGCGGGCCGACGGAACACGGTGCGTTACGGACCGGCCTTCCTCCGCCTTAGCAACGCCATGGCCGTCAAGCCTCATCGGTTCCCCCATCGACAATCTGACGCTTGCACTGACCCTACCCTTGCCAGGGTCCTTCTCGTAGCCTTTGTTGAATGACTGGGGAGAATGAAGGACGGGTAAAAGTTAGCGGGGCAGAAATTTACTGGGAGACGTCAGGGAACCCTGCCGGGATTCCCGTGCTGTACCTCCACGGCGGTCCCGGTGCTGCTCCCGGTCAGGGCTACCGGACCCGCCATGATGCTTCAAGATTCTGGACCGTCGGGTTACATCAGCGCGGCTGCGGCAGAAGTTCGCCGACAGTTCAGGACAACCTGAGCTCCTTGTCCGCGAACACCACTCAAACCCTAATCGAGGACATCGAAGCCGTGCGGACGCATCTCCGTATTGGGAAGTGGATTGTCACGGGGGCATCCTGGGGTAGCACACTTGCCCTGGCATATGCCCTTCAGCACCGGGACCGTGTGCATGGAGTCGCGCTGATGGCCGTGACTGCGGGGAGCCGCGACGAAGTCGAATGGATCACCGAGGGCGTGGGCCGGATCTTCCCGGAGGCGTGGGCGGAGTTCTCAAGCCAAGCCGGATGCCGGCCCGGGGAACGAATCGTGGATGCATACACCCGCCGCCTCGCGGGACCGGACCGGGACGACGCCGCCGCGGCAGCCTTGGCGTGGGACCGTTGGGAGTCGACGCATATCTCACTGGATCCGCTGTGGCAGCCCGGCGCGATGTTCGACGACGACCGCAAGCGCATGACCTGCGCCATTCTCGTCACACACTACTGGTCCCATGACTGCTTCCTCACTGGCGGGCAGGCCATCATGGAAAGGGTCCATCAACTCAACGGAATTCCCGGCTACCTCATTCACGGCCGGAGAGACGTTAGCGGGCCCGTCATCACGCCCTGGAAGCTTCA
Protein-coding regions in this window:
- a CDS encoding alpha/beta fold hydrolase codes for the protein MTGENEGRVKVSGAEIYWETSGNPAGIPVLYLHGGPGAAPGQGYRTRHDASRFWTVGLHQRGCGRSSPTVQDNLSSLSANTTQTLIEDIEAVRTHLRIGKWIVTGASWGSTLALAYALQHRDRVHGVALMAVTAGSRDEVEWITEGVGRIFPEAWAEFSSQAGCRPGERIVDAYTRRLAGPDRDDAAAAALAWDRWESTHISLDPLWQPGAMFDDDRKRMTCAILVTHYWSHDCFLTGGQAIMERVHQLNGIPGYLIHGRRDVSGPVITPWKLHQRWEDSRLIVVENEGHGGPKSLAALVEAVEEIAAGVSRTD